Proteins encoded within one genomic window of Spiroplasma endosymbiont of Agriotes lineatus:
- a CDS encoding ATP-binding cassette domain-containing protein, whose protein sequence is MENNNYEISISGLTKKFKKQVDINNITIKVNSGEIRGFIGPNGSGKTTTIKCLISSIIPNSGEIQIDGKDKMLHCKAAKEVLGYIPENARFPTHLSTYKCLTWMSFLRGNDWKKSKKEAKASLEQLNL, encoded by the coding sequence ATGGAAAATAATAATTATGAAATTTCTATTAGTGGATTAACCAAAAAGTTTAAAAAACAAGTTGATATTAATAACATTACTATTAAAGTAAATAGTGGTGAAATTCGTGGTTTTATTGGACCTAATGGTAGTGGAAAAACAACAACAATTAAATGTTTAATCAGTTCAATTATTCCTAATAGTGGTGAAATACAAATTGATGGCAAAGATAAGATGCTGCACTGTAAGGCAGCTAAAGAAGTTTTGGGATATATTCCTGAAAATGCTCGTTTTCCAACGCACTTATCAACATATAAATGTTTAACTTGAATGAGTTTTTTACGAGGAAACGATTGAAAAAAAAGTAAAAAGGAAGCTAAAGCATCATTAGAACAATTAAATTTATAA
- a CDS encoding transcription antitermination factor NusB, with the protein MKKNSQHNIRKNIIFFVYQQQLLNYDLETIIKKIKENEEDFNSKIVNNLVNLFEQRKIIIKIINKYLKVGWHFSKLSNLEQGILLWATYELLILKENSGIIINEAVLITKKYFFNTEYKYINGILQSIANNANNEKID; encoded by the coding sequence ATGAAAAAAAACTCACAGCACAATATAAGAAAAAACATAATTTTTTTTGTCTATCAACAACAATTATTAAATTATGACTTAGAAACAATTATTAAAAAAATTAAAGAAAACGAAGAAGATTTTAATTCGAAAATTGTTAATAATTTAGTCAATCTTTTTGAACAACGAAAGATTATAATTAAAATTATTAATAAATACTTAAAAGTAGGGTGACATTTTTCTAAATTATCTAATTTAGAGCAAGGGATTTTATTATGAGCAACTTATGAACTACTTATTTTAAAGGAAAATTCAGGAATTATTATTAATGAAGCAGTTCTTATTACTAAAAAGTATTTTTTCAATACTGAATATAAATATATTAATGGCATTTTGCAAAGTATTGCTAATAATGCTAATAATGAGAAAATTGACTAA
- a CDS encoding TlyA family RNA methyltransferase: MEKIRLDVLLVQKELFYSRTEAQSAIINHQVLVNDELIIKSGTLVALNSIIRIKKQDNQFVSRGGYKLNKALQEFNINLKNLVCLDIGSSTGGFTDCMLQNKAKLVYSLDVGTNQLAWKLRTHPKIIVMENTNFRYAKKEMFKNNISFCAIDVAFISLTKIIPVLTEILMPQGQLVCLIKPQFESSRTQIEKGGVVKDPIVHYQVLNNLIAFFKEYGFSLQGLIYSPIVGHKKGNIEYLAYLSFNKLLKSKQINVIKLVDNAFNDLKNTTK, encoded by the coding sequence ATGGAAAAAATCCGATTAGATGTATTATTAGTTCAAAAAGAATTATTTTATTCCCGAACTGAAGCTCAAAGTGCCATTATTAATCATCAAGTACTTGTAAATGATGAATTAATTATTAAGTCAGGAACTTTGGTTGCTCTTAACAGTATTATTAGAATAAAAAAACAAGATAATCAATTTGTTTCTCGTGGTGGATATAAATTAAATAAAGCTCTTCAAGAATTTAATATTAATTTAAAAAATCTTGTATGTTTAGATATCGGTTCTTCTACTGGTGGTTTTACTGATTGTATGTTACAAAATAAAGCAAAATTGGTTTATAGTTTAGATGTCGGTACTAATCAATTAGCTTGAAAACTACGAACTCACCCCAAAATAATTGTTATGGAAAACACTAATTTTCGTTATGCCAAGAAAGAAATGTTTAAAAATAATATTAGTTTTTGTGCTATTGATGTCGCCTTTATTTCATTAACAAAAATTATTCCGGTTTTAACAGAAATTTTAATGCCTCAAGGTCAATTAGTTTGTTTAATTAAACCACAATTCGAAAGTAGCAGAACGCAAATTGAAAAGGGGGGCGTTGTTAAAGATCCCATAGTACATTATCAAGTATTAAACAATTTAATTGCTTTTTTTAAAGAATATGGTTTTTCTTTACAAGGTTTAATTTATAGTCCAATCGTTGGCCACAAGAAAGGAAATATTGAATATTTAGCTTATTTATCTTTCAATAAGCTTTTAAAAAGCAAACAAATTAATGTTATAAAATTAGTAGATAATGCTTTTAATGACCTTAAAAATACCACCAAATAG